One genomic segment of Gottschalkia acidurici 9a includes these proteins:
- a CDS encoding YmaF family protein — MCLFCHIIQSIKRINPPCHNHCDKDNRKKHEHDCNKDDKKKHKHDCDKDRYYNEYDDYRENEYYGRKRHDHCDENEEGTQSHVHEFLGSTKLAEECDDRHNHRVAGVTSEAIPLPGGGHKHALLTNTDFFVNHHHELGTETGPAIDVGNGKHIHFVKARTTFDDGHFHQIVFATLIQDPIS; from the coding sequence ATGTGTCTATTTTGTCATATTATTCAAAGCATAAAGAGAATAAATCCCCCTTGTCATAACCACTGTGATAAGGATAATAGAAAGAAGCATGAACATGATTGTAATAAAGATGATAAAAAGAAACATAAACACGATTGTGATAAAGATCGTTATTATAATGAATATGATGACTATAGAGAAAATGAGTATTATGGACGTAAGCGTCATGACCATTGTGATGAAAATGAAGAAGGAACTCAATCTCACGTGCATGAATTCTTAGGTAGCACTAAATTAGCGGAAGAGTGTGACGATCGTCATAATCACCGTGTTGCAGGAGTTACTAGTGAGGCAATTCCTCTACCTGGTGGTGGCCATAAACATGCTCTACTAACTAATACTGATTTCTTCGTAAACCACCATCATGAACTTGGTACTGAAACTGGTCCAGCTATTGATGTAGGTAACGGAAAACACATTCATTTTGTTAAGGCTAGAACAACTTTTGATGATGGACACTTCCATCAAATTGTATTTGCAACACTAATTCAGGATCCTATATCTTAA
- a CDS encoding sigma-70 family RNA polymerase sigma factor, with the protein MTSIDNEILMTIRSCKKTQSEVSLQDPIGVDREGNELSLMDVLGTDPDEITDKVHLKIEIKKLYDKISKVLKAREKTIIQLRYGLLNGERKTQREIADMLGISRSYVSRIEKRAVQKLSKEFNYEIKGR; encoded by the coding sequence ATCACAAGTATTGATAATGAAATACTTATGACGATACGATCGTGTAAAAAAACACAATCAGAGGTTTCACTACAAGACCCTATAGGAGTAGACCGTGAGGGTAATGAATTATCACTTATGGATGTACTGGGAACAGACCCAGATGAAATAACAGATAAGGTTCATCTCAAAATCGAAATAAAAAAGCTTTATGATAAGATAAGCAAGGTTTTAAAAGCGAGAGAAAAAACCATAATACAACTTAGATATGGTCTTTTAAATGGTGAACGTAAGACTCAGAGAGAAATAGCTGATATGCTTGGAATTTCAAGGTCATATGTATCCAGAATTGAAAAAAGAGCTGTACAAAAATTATCAAAAGAATTTAATTATGAAATTAAAGGAAGGTAA
- a CDS encoding YhcN/YlaJ family sporulation lipoprotein: MNKSLKKFSLLSILTLSVAVGSIGCRTTPKKIAPNEPVPRSTNGIEPRDSNNQSTDRHLYNNPNDGYPNDNLNTNTDNNSMVEKSDRIANKLTELPEVKNASVILTGNTCLVGINTNDNTEGKVTTDLKNRVEAKVKEEDSNINNVAVTADPDLIKRVENLGTDVRNGKPISGLGNEVEEIIRRITPNM; this comes from the coding sequence TTGAATAAAAGTTTAAAGAAATTTTCTTTATTATCTATTTTAACGCTATCTGTAGCTGTAGGATCTATAGGTTGTAGAACTACACCTAAGAAGATAGCTCCTAACGAACCTGTTCCTCGTAGCACGAATGGAATAGAGCCTAGAGATAGTAATAATCAAAGTACAGATAGACATCTGTATAATAATCCAAATGATGGATATCCGAATGATAACTTAAACACTAATACGGATAATAATTCTATGGTAGAGAAATCTGATAGAATAGCTAACAAGTTAACAGAATTGCCTGAAGTTAAAAATGCATCAGTTATATTAACTGGTAATACTTGTCTTGTTGGTATTAATACGAATGACAATACCGAAGGAAAAGTTACTACTGACTTAAAGAATAGGGTTGAGGCTAAAGTAAAAGAAGAAGATAGTAATATAAATAATGTAGCTGTAACAGCTGACCCAGATTTAATCAAAAGAGTAGAAAATTTAGGTACAGATGTAAGAAATGGTAAACCGATATCTGGATTAGGAAATGAAGTAGAAGAAATCATCAGAAGAATAACTCCTAACATGTAA
- a CDS encoding superoxide dismutase gives MKNSSKNTINIKQFNFNNVKGISRNQLDQHYELYKGYVRNINKIWDILDQTPEFNDSNPTYSPLRCLRLGETYALDGVKLHELYFENLNSNYNRPFGPIVDLIIRDFYSFERWENLFKQTGLAMRGWVVLAIDHIDKRLHIYGQDEHDKGSIWMAHPLLVLDVYEHAYMIDFGIDRKKYIDIFMENIDWNIVNQRLEMFMLKHSNNNHNMSNYYCNYNYDPYMYYYDYR, from the coding sequence ATGAAAAATAGTTCAAAAAATACAATCAATATTAAGCAATTTAATTTTAATAATGTAAAAGGAATCTCCAGAAATCAATTAGATCAACATTATGAGCTTTATAAAGGATATGTCAGAAATATCAATAAAATTTGGGATATACTTGATCAAACTCCTGAATTTAATGACTCAAATCCTACTTATAGTCCTCTTCGTTGTCTAAGACTAGGAGAAACTTATGCTCTAGATGGAGTTAAATTACATGAGTTATATTTTGAAAACCTAAATAGTAATTATAATCGTCCATTCGGACCTATAGTTGATCTTATAATAAGAGATTTCTATAGTTTTGAACGATGGGAAAATTTGTTTAAGCAAACTGGTTTGGCTATGAGAGGATGGGTAGTATTAGCCATAGATCATATTGATAAAAGACTTCACATATACGGTCAGGATGAACATGATAAAGGCTCTATTTGGATGGCACATCCTTTATTGGTTTTAGATGTATATGAGCATGCTTATATGATCGACTTCGGGATAGATAGAAAGAAATATATAGATATTTTTATGGAGAATATAGATTGGAACATTGTTAATCAAAGACTTGAAATGTTTATGCTTAAACACAGTAATAATAATCACAATATGAGTAATTATTACTGTAACTATAATTACGACCCTTATATGTATTATTATGATTATAGATAG
- the aroE gene encoding shikimate dehydrogenase, giving the protein MIIDANTNLYCLIGHPISKSLSPEIHNYSFKKNGINAKYIALDVSTEDLEDAVKGIKALGIRGCNVTIPHKIDIIKYLDEIDEEAELLGAVNTVKNENGKLIGYNTDGRGFVQVLKDKNIEIKNKNIAVLGAGGAARAISIILAKEGINQITIFNRTIEKAKIIIDEIKEKFPDVTGMYSSLESNKYDLSSVDILINCTSIGMYPNIDEMPVDPSIFPRQTVICDIVYKPLKTKLLEMSEKNGNIAIGGLDMLIYQGILSEEIWLQKNIDKDLVIEWIKEKI; this is encoded by the coding sequence ATGATCATAGATGCAAATACAAACTTATATTGCTTAATAGGACATCCTATATCTAAAAGCTTATCACCAGAAATACATAACTATAGCTTTAAAAAAAACGGTATAAATGCTAAATATATTGCATTAGATGTATCTACAGAAGATCTAGAAGATGCTGTCAAGGGCATAAAAGCTTTAGGTATAAGAGGATGTAACGTTACTATACCTCATAAAATAGACATAATTAAGTATTTGGATGAAATAGACGAAGAAGCTGAGCTGTTAGGTGCAGTAAATACTGTGAAAAATGAAAATGGAAAACTTATAGGATACAATACAGATGGAAGAGGATTTGTACAAGTATTAAAAGATAAAAATATAGAGATAAAAAATAAAAATATAGCTGTTCTAGGAGCTGGAGGAGCCGCAAGAGCCATATCTATAATACTTGCAAAAGAAGGAATCAATCAAATAACAATATTTAATAGAACTATTGAAAAAGCTAAAATAATAATAGATGAGATAAAAGAAAAGTTTCCAGATGTCACAGGAATGTATTCAAGTTTAGAAAGTAACAAATATGACTTAAGTTCGGTTGATATTTTAATAAACTGTACTTCTATAGGAATGTATCCAAATATAGATGAAATGCCAGTAGATCCTAGCATTTTTCCTAGACAAACTGTAATTTGTGACATAGTATATAAGCCTTTAAAGACTAAACTATTAGAAATGTCAGAGAAAAATGGAAATATAGCTATCGGTGGATTAGATATGTTAATATATCAGGGAATTTTAAGTGAAGAAATTTGGCTACAAAAAAACATAGATAAAGATTTAGTGATAGAATGGATTAAAGAAAAGATATGA
- a CDS encoding type IV pilus modification PilV family protein, whose protein sequence is MFKKCSNNKGLTLVEVIVSIFLLGIVMISIGTLVNYNIKMNSKAKNQIIATTVAEDIIEEVKFSNKISVGEKTILYHNFVIDLKVEILNIEKDKNQGNKYVRNYDLYRIEVEVKLNDEVIEKLITYKTSQSGSGVSEMSR, encoded by the coding sequence ATGTTTAAGAAGTGTTCAAATAATAAAGGACTTACCCTAGTAGAGGTAATAGTATCTATATTTCTGTTAGGTATAGTAATGATATCTATAGGTACTTTAGTGAATTACAATATAAAAATGAATTCTAAGGCTAAAAATCAGATAATAGCAACTACCGTTGCTGAAGATATTATAGAGGAAGTTAAATTCTCTAATAAAATCAGTGTAGGAGAAAAGACAATTTTATATCATAATTTTGTTATAGATTTAAAAGTAGAAATATTAAATATAGAAAAAGATAAAAATCAAGGTAATAAATATGTAAGAAATTATGATTTATATAGGATAGAAGTAGAAGTTAAACTAAATGATGAAGTCATTGAAAAATTGATTACTTATAAAACTTCACAGTCAGGAAGTGGTGTTAGTGAAATGTCAAGATAG
- a CDS encoding PilW family protein — translation MKKVKDNRGMTLIELILSVFISSIIVIVLSTMSITSIKIFERIYNSIEIQQQGHFIMDFMTNKIIHSNKIDSVLNYNNISVYNTNKEVSLGEIKFKDASLESGKWHVFSIQKDYKVEGRSIRYGNRSPATIEAGNYIDSIHIKPLPEKSAYSEAKGINISITMKKGENKIKLSKNIYFRKFDIEDILTGG, via the coding sequence ATGAAAAAAGTCAAAGATAATAGAGGAATGACTCTTATAGAATTGATATTAAGTGTATTTATATCATCAATTATAGTTATTGTTCTGAGTACTATGTCAATTACAAGTATAAAAATATTTGAGCGTATTTACAATAGCATAGAAATACAGCAGCAAGGTCATTTTATAATGGATTTTATGACTAATAAAATTATACATTCTAATAAAATAGATTCTGTATTAAATTATAATAATATTTCTGTATATAACACTAATAAAGAAGTAAGTCTAGGAGAAATTAAATTTAAAGATGCTTCACTAGAAAGTGGAAAATGGCATGTTTTTTCTATCCAAAAAGACTATAAAGTTGAAGGTAGATCCATCAGATATGGAAATCGCTCACCTGCTACTATAGAAGCAGGTAACTATATAGATTCAATTCATATAAAGCCGCTACCAGAGAAAAGTGCTTACAGTGAAGCTAAAGGTATAAATATTTCTATAACTATGAAAAAAGGTGAAAACAAAATAAAATTATCTAAAAATATATATTTCAGAAAATTTGATATAGAAGATATATTAACAGGGGGATAA
- a CDS encoding pilus assembly FimT family protein, translating into MGLKNRGMTLIEVIVVISILAIITSIVTPKNNIRTYRLKSYARTMTNDIRMVRYLRMTEGEYYSILLQEHYYVILNGTKYIKKVEFGKDIRISDNLGRVIRFTYAGVPMGAGSIFIQDLKTKEYYDITIVPATGRVLLR; encoded by the coding sequence ATGGGATTAAAAAATAGGGGGATGACCTTAATAGAGGTAATAGTAGTTATATCAATATTAGCAATAATAACTTCTATAGTTACTCCTAAAAATAATATAAGAACTTATAGACTAAAGTCCTATGCTAGAACAATGACTAATGATATAAGAATGGTAAGGTATTTAAGAATGACAGAAGGGGAATACTATAGCATCTTATTGCAAGAACACTATTATGTAATTTTAAATGGCACTAAATATATAAAAAAAGTTGAATTTGGGAAAGATATAAGAATAAGTGATAACCTAGGCAGGGTTATAAGATTTACTTATGCAGGAGTACCTATGGGGGCTGGAAGTATTTTTATACAAGATTTAAAAACTAAAGAATACTATGA